ACGTATGAAGTTTGTGCGTATACTCGCTCCGGAAATATACTTCGCGCACCTTAGGGTGTCTGGTGAGCTTCCTTGTGCTACCGCACTGCGTAGTCTCACCGATGCCCTTCCTACCGCAGGAGTCTACGTATATTTCCTGCGCTAGTATTGGTTCACTATAAATGACACGGTTAAAAATAGAAACAAGATTTTATTCTAACCAGTCCGGGTGAGCGTAGGGCTGGTGACTCTTCGAAAATAGGATATAAATGCTGACGAAGCATTCCTTGTCCTGTGGGAATAGTACGTGTATGAAGCCTCATAGGAAATGGTTTTCTTCCGGAGTGGCTGAGGACGTTCCCTAAGGTGCGCATCCGCCCGGAGCGATCCCGGACGGCAACTATTGCTCCGATTAAGCAAATAATCATTAGTTCGGAATTTCTTTCAACTCTTGATTTATTAAGTAACATATCTCTTATTTAGCCTTTGAAATTAGCTCAAGTTTGTTTTGTTATAATTTACAAATTGCTTGAAAAAGGTTACATTTGAATAGTATATTGTGATTCTAACCTAGCATATCTTTAAATAAAACAACTATTTTGGGGAGTAATGCTAGGTGAACAGATTGATACGTGATACGATAAAAGTGTTTCTGATTTTTATGATGTGCACCGTTTTATTTTATGTTGGCTTGCAAATTATGCATCGCGAGTACGAGGAAATTCATCGTTATGATCCACCCGAGGGACCAGCTGTTAAGGTGTCTTATTCACAAACAAAGTTATTGGAACGTTTTCAATTATTTTTTCAACAGGGGGAGTAGAATGTATGCTGAAATATCCATTAGAGGATTTTATACACTTTCTGCGTATCGAGCGTGGCTTATCAGATAATACACTTGGTTCTTATGGACGTGATCTAAAGCATTATATGGAACATATCGAAAAGGCTGCTAAGAAACAATCTTGGGATCAAGTTTCCCGGAATGACATTACAGGTTTTCTGTACAAGCTTAAAGACAGTGGCAAGTCGACAGCTACTATTACCAGACATGTCTCATCGATTCGCAGTTTTCATCAATTTTTAATTCGCGAACAAGTTGTGACACATGACCCTAGTTTACATATTGAAACACCGAAAAAAGAAAGAAAGCTTCCAGACATACTTTCTCAAGCAGATGTAGAAAAATTACTTGATATTCAAACAAATTCTCCGCTTGCAATTCGTAATAAAGCAATGCTTGAATTGCTTTATGCAACAGGGCTTCGTGTATCAGAACTAATTTCATTGAAGGTTGGCGATTTACATTTAACAATGGGATTTGTTCAATGCTTTGGAAAAGGATCAAAGGAAAGAATTGTTCCTTTAGGAGATGCAGCTAGAAATGCTTTGGAACAATATTTAGACCTTGGAAGAGGAAAACTTGTAAAAAATAAATCTGAATCTGCATCCGCATTGTTTGTTAATCAACATGGAAGACCATTATCGCGGCAAGGCTTTTGGAAAATTTTAAAAGGATTAGCCAGAGATGTAGGTATCAATAAAACTTTAACACCGCATACCCTAAGACATTCCTTTGCAACTCATTTATTAGAAAATGGTGCAGACTTACGTGCGGTTCAGGAAATGCTTGGACATGCTGATATTTCAACAACTCAAATTTATACCCATGTCACAAAAGCACGATTGAAAGATATGTATAAGGCATACCATCCAAGAGCATGATATCTACTTACAAACGGTGGTCTGACATCCTACATCATTAAATAAAACATACATTTATAGAGATGCGGGAATATAGTAACAGGAGGTTTGATAGAAATGAATCAATTTAAACGTGTATTTTTAATTGTTTTGGATTCTGTAGGAATTGGAGAGGCGCCAGATGCAGCAAAATTCAATGATGTTGGCGCTGATACACTAGGGCATATTGCAGAACATATGGATGGATTGAAAATGCCTCATATGGGCCAATTAGGTTTAAGTAATATCAAGGAAATAAAAGGAATTGGAAAAACTGATAATCCAAAAGCACATTATACAAAAATGCAGGAAGCTTCTAATGGAAAAGATACGATGACTGGACATTGGGAAATTATGGGTCTGCAAATTAGCAAGCCATTTCGTACGTTCCCTGACGGTTTTCCAGATGAGTTATTAAATGAGCTGGAGAAAAAATCAGGAAGGAAAATTATTGGAAATAAGCCGGCTTCAGGTACTGCAATATTGGATGAGCTTGGAGAAGAACATATGAAAACAGGTGCATTGATTGTTTATACTTCTGCAGATTCTGTACTGCAAATCGCTGCACATGAGGAAGTCGTTCCAATCGAAGAACAATACCGAATTTGTGAAATCGCACGCGAGTTAACACTAGATGAAAAATATATGGTTGGTCGAGTTATTGCACGCCCATTTATTGGTAAACCTGGTGCCTTTGAGCGGACATCAAACCGACATGACTATGCATTGAAGCCATTTGGCAGAACAGTAATGAATGAACTGAAGGATAATCAATTGGATGTCATTGCATTAGGAAAAATTTCAGACATCTATGATGGAGAAGGTGTAACTGAAGCAGTTCGAACAGTGGATAATGATGATGGAATGACAAAGTTAATTTCATCGATAGATCAAGACTTTACAGGAATTAGCTTCCTGAATTTAGTTGATTTTGATGCGAAATATGGTCACAGAAGAGATCCAGAAGGTTATGGACAAGCATTGGAAGCATTTGATGCAAGATTGCCTGAGGTTTTGGAAAAATTGCAGGAGGATGATCTATTAATTATAACTGCAGACCATGGGAATGATCCTACACATCATGGTACAGACCATACGAGAGAATATGTACCATTGCTTGTGCATCACAAAGCAATTGCAGAAGGAAAAGAATTACCAATTAAAGAAACCTTTGCAGATATCGGTGCAACAATTGCTGATAATTTTAATATACCCATGCCGAATCATGGAAAAAGCTTTTTAAATGAAATTAAATAGAGGGGAACTAATAAAATGAATCATGTAGCCATTAAAGAAGCGAGCAACTTTATAAAAAGTAAATTGGAGGATACACCAGAAATTGGCTTAATTCTTGGATCTGGTTTAGGAGTTCTTGGCGAAGAGATTGAAAACCCTACAGTTATAGCCTATAAAGACATCCCGCATTTTCCGGAATCAACTGTATCCGGACATAAAGGACAACTTGTGGTAGGAATATTAGAAGGCAAACAAGTAATCGCAATGCAAGGTCGCTTTCATTATTATGAAGGCTATTCCATGAACCAAGTAACTTTTCCGGTTCGCGTAATGAAAGATTTAGGGATCGATTCCATTATCGTAACAAATGCTGCTGGGGGAATAAATGAGGAATTTAATCCTGGCGACCTCATGTTAATTACTGACCATATTAATAACATGGGAGATAATCCACTAATTGGAAAAAATGATGGGGAATTAGGTGTTCGTTTTCCTGATATGTCGCAGAGCTATGATCGTGAATTTATAAAGCATGCAGAAAGCTGTGCAGCTTCACTAGGTATCTCAGTGCAAAAAGGAGTGTATGTTGGAAATACTGGGCCGGCATACGAAACACCTGCAGAGGTGAGAATGCTGAGAACAATCGGTGGAGATGCTGTAGGAATGTCTACTGTACCAGAGGTTATGGTAAGCAGACATGCAGGTATCCGAGTTCTTGGTATTTCTTGTATTTCAAACATGGCTGCAGGTATTCTGGATCAGCCATTAACACATGATGAAGTAATTCAGACTACGGAAAAAGTGAAAACAAACTTCCTGCAATTCGTTAAAAAAATCGTAAGTTCATTACCAGCTTAGTGTATGAACCAAAATAATAAAAAAGGTGATTATAAATGAGAATGTATGACATCATTGAAAAAAAACGAAATGGCAAGGAATTAACTAAAGAAGAGATAGTATTTTTTATTGATGGGTATACAAACGATAAAATTCCTGATTATCAAGTTAGCGCCTTATTAATGGCAATTTATTTTCAGGATATGACAGAAGAGGAACGTGCAAGCTTAACGATGGCAATGGTAGAGTCCGGTGACCAAATTGATTTATCTGCGATTGAAGGAATAAAAGTAGATAAGCATTCTACTGGCGGAGTTGGTGACACAACAACTTTAATACTTGCACCCTTAGTTGCTTCACTTGGTGTACCTTTAGCTAAGATGAGCGGAAGAGGTCTTGGTCATACTGGGGGAACAATTGATAAACTAGAGGCCATCCCAGGATTTCATGTTGAAATAACAAATGAGGCATTTATCGACCTTGTCAATAAAAATAAAGTTGCAGTTATTGGTCAGTCAGGGAATTTAACCCCAGCTGACAAAAAATTATATAGTCTGAGAGACGTTACAGCAACTGTAAATTCAATTCCATTAATCGCCAGTTCAATTATGAGTAAAAAAATTGCTTCTGGTGCTGATGGCATAGTATTAGATGTTAAAACTGGCGCTGGAGCATTTATGAAAGATCTTAATGATGCAAAAGAGCTGGCGCATGCAATGGTTTCTATTGGTAATAAGGTATCGAGAAATACAATGGCTGTTATTTCCGATATGAGTCAGCCGTTAGGATACGCAATCGGGAATGCACTTGAAGTAAAAGAAGCAATTGAAACACTTCAAGGAAAAGGTCCTGAAGACCTGACGGAGTTATGTCTCACATTAGGAAGTCAAATGGTCGTGCTCGCAGAAAAGGCAAAAAACATTGATGAAGCGCGCCAGTTATTGCAGGAAGCTTTAGCAAATGGAAAAGCGTTTGAGAAATTCAAGCAATTTTTAGAATCACAGGGCG
This region of Oceanobacillus sp. FSL K6-2867 genomic DNA includes:
- a CDS encoding YqzK family protein, giving the protein MNRLIRDTIKVFLIFMMCTVLFYVGLQIMHREYEEIHRYDPPEGPAVKVSYSQTKLLERFQLFFQQGE
- a CDS encoding pyrimidine-nucleoside phosphorylase; the protein is MRMYDIIEKKRNGKELTKEEIVFFIDGYTNDKIPDYQVSALLMAIYFQDMTEEERASLTMAMVESGDQIDLSAIEGIKVDKHSTGGVGDTTTLILAPLVASLGVPLAKMSGRGLGHTGGTIDKLEAIPGFHVEITNEAFIDLVNKNKVAVIGQSGNLTPADKKLYSLRDVTATVNSIPLIASSIMSKKIASGADGIVLDVKTGAGAFMKDLNDAKELAHAMVSIGNKVSRNTMAVISDMSQPLGYAIGNALEVKEAIETLQGKGPEDLTELCLTLGSQMVVLAEKAKNIDEARQLLQEALANGKAFEKFKQFLESQGGNAEVADNPELLPQAKFKIDLPAKSAGKVAAIVADEIGTAAMMLGAGRATKESQIDLSVGIVLHKKIGDPVTEGESLLTIHSNQENVEQVMEKLYENITITTEHIETPKLIYQTITE
- the xerD gene encoding site-specific tyrosine recombinase XerD; protein product: MLKYPLEDFIHFLRIERGLSDNTLGSYGRDLKHYMEHIEKAAKKQSWDQVSRNDITGFLYKLKDSGKSTATITRHVSSIRSFHQFLIREQVVTHDPSLHIETPKKERKLPDILSQADVEKLLDIQTNSPLAIRNKAMLELLYATGLRVSELISLKVGDLHLTMGFVQCFGKGSKERIVPLGDAARNALEQYLDLGRGKLVKNKSESASALFVNQHGRPLSRQGFWKILKGLARDVGINKTLTPHTLRHSFATHLLENGADLRAVQEMLGHADISTTQIYTHVTKARLKDMYKAYHPRA
- a CDS encoding purine-nucleoside phosphorylase yields the protein MNHVAIKEASNFIKSKLEDTPEIGLILGSGLGVLGEEIENPTVIAYKDIPHFPESTVSGHKGQLVVGILEGKQVIAMQGRFHYYEGYSMNQVTFPVRVMKDLGIDSIIVTNAAGGINEEFNPGDLMLITDHINNMGDNPLIGKNDGELGVRFPDMSQSYDREFIKHAESCAASLGISVQKGVYVGNTGPAYETPAEVRMLRTIGGDAVGMSTVPEVMVSRHAGIRVLGISCISNMAAGILDQPLTHDEVIQTTEKVKTNFLQFVKKIVSSLPA
- the deoB gene encoding phosphopentomutase; this translates as MNQFKRVFLIVLDSVGIGEAPDAAKFNDVGADTLGHIAEHMDGLKMPHMGQLGLSNIKEIKGIGKTDNPKAHYTKMQEASNGKDTMTGHWEIMGLQISKPFRTFPDGFPDELLNELEKKSGRKIIGNKPASGTAILDELGEEHMKTGALIVYTSADSVLQIAAHEEVVPIEEQYRICEIARELTLDEKYMVGRVIARPFIGKPGAFERTSNRHDYALKPFGRTVMNELKDNQLDVIALGKISDIYDGEGVTEAVRTVDNDDGMTKLISSIDQDFTGISFLNLVDFDAKYGHRRDPEGYGQALEAFDARLPEVLEKLQEDDLLIITADHGNDPTHHGTDHTREYVPLLVHHKAIAEGKELPIKETFADIGATIADNFNIPMPNHGKSFLNEIK